A region of the bacterium genome:
GGTGCTCACCCTGATCGACACCCTGCCCGCCCGGCTCAACGAGTTCGACACCCTGCTCACCGGCCAGCCCATCTATCGGGAACGGTTGCAGGGCGTGGGGGTCATCAACACCGCCGAGTGCCTGGCCTTGGGGGTGACCGGACCCATTCTGCGCTCCACCGGCTACCCCTGGGACCTGCGCCGGGACATGCCCTATCTGGCCTACGACCAGATGGACTTCGATGTGGTGGTGGGCACCTACGGCGACTGCTTCGACCGCTACGCCATCCGCCTGAACGAGATCAGGGAGTCGATCCGCATCCTGGCCCAGATCCTCGACCAGATGCCCTCGGGCGACTACCGGGTGCAGGACAAGAAGGTCACCCCACCGCCTCGGGCCCGCATCGACGAGTCGATGGAGGCGTTGATCCACCACTTCAAGATCTTCACCGAGGGATTCAAGGTGCCCGCCGGCGAGGTGTACGCCGCAGTGGAGTCCCCCCGGGGCGAGCTGGGCTGCTACATGGTGTCGGACGGCTCAGCGGTGCCCTACCGCATGCACATCCGCGGCCCCAGCTTTGTGAATCTGCAAACCCTGCCCCACATGATGCAGGGCGGCATGGTGGCCGACGCGGTGGCCATCATCTCCTCGGTCGACCCGATCATGGGGGAGGTGGACCGCTAAGCCATGGCCCGCCTGAACCCCAACAACCTCGCCATCGCCCGGGAGGTCATCGGTCGATATCCGGTTCCCCGCTCCGCGCTCATTCCGCTGCTGCACTTGGCCCAAGAACAAGACGGCTATGTCGCCGAAGACGCCATGGCCCACATCGCCGAGTTGGTGGGGGTCACCCCAGCAGAGGTCATGGGCACGTGCAGCTTCTATGAGATGCTCAAGCGGGAGCCGGTGGGCGACTACATGGTGAACATCTGCAACGGCATCTCCTGTCATCTGCTGGGCGCTTCGGCCCTGATACACCACGCCGAGGACACCTTGGGAGTGAAACCCGGCGGGACCACCGATGACGGCAAGATCACCCTGGAAGCGGTGGAGTGCATTGCCGCCTGCACCGAGGCCCCCTGTCTCCAGGTGAACTATCGCTATCGCAACCAGGTCACCACCGAGGACTTCGACCAGTTGGTGGCCGATCTGCGGGCCGATGCCGCCGGGGTGGCACCCCACGGCCAGTTGGCCAAGGTTCGCCAGCACATCGGCGACGACCGCCGGGCCGGAGTGTCGCCCCCCGATGGCCAAGGCGAGCCGGCCTGGATGGCCCGCAACCCCTCCGACAACGGTGGTTCAGCATCATGATCGCAATGGCCAATCACTTGCGAACCAGCGGTCTTTGTCAAGGATTCGGCTCGTGAGCGCGCCCGCCCCTTCCGACCTGCGGATCATCACCTCCCGCTTCGACATCGAAGACGGCCACACCTTGGCCGGCTACGAGCGCACCGGGGGCTATGCCGGGCTGCGGCGGGCGCTGGAGATGGCGCCAGCCGACGTTCACGGCGAGGTTCGCACCGCCAGCCTGCTGGGCCGGGGCGGTGCCGGGTTCCCCGCCGGGGTCAAGTGGGGGTTCTGCCCGCCGGGGGTATGGCCCCGCTATCTGGTGGTGAACGGCGACGAGTCCGAACCCGGCACCTACAAAGACCGCCTCCTCATGGAGCGCGATCCCCACCAGCTCATAGAGGGCTGCCTCATCGCCTGCTACGCCCTGGGCCTGTCGCAGTGCTTCCTCTATGTGCGAGGCGAGATGGCCCACGCCCAGGAGCGGCTGGCTGCCGCCCTCAACGAGGCCTATGAGGCCGGCTATGTGGGCGCCAACGTTTTGGGCGCCGAGGACTTCTCGGTGGACATCACCCTGCACTGGGGGGCCGGGGCCTACATCGTGGGGGAGGAAACCGCACTCATCGAGAGCCTGGAGGGCGACCGGGGGATGCCCCGGCTCAAGCCCCCCTATTTCCCGGCCTCCATCGGCCTCTACGGCAAGCCCACCATCGTGAACAACGTGGAGACCCTGGCCAACCTGCCCTGGATCGTGTCCAATGGCGGGGACGCCTTTGCCGCCATGGGGGCGGACAGCTCCACCGGAACCCGGGTGTTCGCGGTGTCGGGCCATGTGGCCACCCCCGGCGTGTTCGAGGTGCCCTTCGGCACCACCACCTTCCGCGAGATCATCTTCGATCCCCGCTACGCCGGCGGGATGCGACCGGGCCGCACCCTCAAGACCTTCATCCCCGGCGGGGCGTCGGCCCCCTGGTTCTTCGAGGAGCACCTCGACCTGCCGCTGGAGAAGACCACGGTGGACCAGGCCGGCTCCATGCTCGGCTCGGGCGCCATCGTGGTGATGGACGACACCACCGACGTGGTGAAGGCCTGCCACAACGTGGTGCGGTTCTTCGCCCGGGAATCCTGCGGCAAGTGTACGCCGTGTCGGGAGGGCACCTCCTGGCTGGAGAAGATCCTCAGCCGCATCTTGGCCGGCCAGGGCCGCCCCCAAGATCTGGATCTGCTGATGGACGTGTGCGACAACATCAGCCCTGGCATCAACTGGCCTCCCCGCCAAACCACCATCTGCCCGCTGGGGCCGTCGGCCGTATCGCCCATCGCCTCTGCCCTAGAGCGGTTCCGCGGCGAGTTTGAGGCTTATCTGCCCGCCACCGCGGTCGCGGTCACGACTAGCGCAGGAGCCATGTCGTGAGCGAGCAAGAGACCGTGGTCAACATCACCGTCAACGGCCAGCCGGTGGAGGCCCAGCCCGGCGAATGGGTCATTGCCGCCGCTGAGCGGGCCGGGGTGTATATCCCCCACTTCTGCTACCACCCCCGAATGAGCTCGGTGGGCATGTGCCGCATGTGCATCGTGGACATCGACGCCGGGCGGGGCCCCGCCCTGCAACCCTCCTGCATGGTGGAGGTGAGCGAGGGCATGGTGGTGGACACCACCTCGGAGCAAACCCGCAAGGCCCAAGACGGGGTGCTGGAGTTTCTGCTGCTGAACCACCCACTCGACTGCCCGGTGTGCGATAAGGGCGGCGAGTGTCCCCTCCAAGACCAGACCATGGCCTATGGCCCTGGAGAGAGCCGGTTCATCGAGGAGAAGCGCCACTTCGAGAAGCCCATCCCGGTGAACAGCCTGGTGTACTTGGATCGGGAGCGCTGCATCCTGTGCGACCGCTGCACCCGGTTTGCCGACGAGGTGGCGGGCGACCCGCTCATCACCTTCCAAGACCGGGGCGACCAAACCCAGGTGAACACCTTCCCCGACCTGCCCTTCTCCTCCTATTTCAGCGGCAACACCGTGCAGATCTGCCCGGTGGGCGCGCTCACCGCGGTGCCCTATCGGTTCAAGGCCCGCCCGTGGGACCTCACCGAAGTGGAGTCCACCTATCCCAATCCGATGGGCGACCGGGTGGTGGTGCAGGCCTCCCGCGACCAGGTGCTGCGCTACCAGGGGGTTGACAGCGACGCGGTCAACTGGGGTTGGCTCACCGACAAAGATCGTTTTTCTTTTGAAGCTGTTGCCAGCGACCTTCGGCTTCAGGCCCCGCTGATTCGGGGCACCCCATTGGGCCGACCCGACCCCGGCGGGAGCGAGCTGGTTGAGACTTCCTGGGGCCAGGCCCTTACCCAGGCGGCCGACGCCATTCGGGCCGCAGTCGAAGACAATGGTCCTCAGTCGGTGGCTGTGTTGGGCGGGGCCCGTTTGACCAACGAAGACCAATACGCCTGGGCTCGACTGGCCAAAGGGGTTATCGGCACCGACAACGTTGACGCCCAACTCGACGACGGCCTGCCCGCCGATGTGGTGCTGGGCCTACCCCGGGCCACCATCGACCGGGCCTGTACTCCGGGCGGAACCGTCATCTTGATGGCGCCCGACCCCAAAGAGGAGCAGGGCACCCTCTACCTGCGGCTCCGCCACGCCGTGGTCAACGATGGCGTACAGCTCATCGAGCTCACGCCCCGGGCCACCGGTTTGAGCCATCTGACCGACCACCGGCTGCACCATCGTCCTGCCGAAGCCGCCGCCGTTGCCGCCGCCCTCGTGGGTGGCGACATCGACGCCGGACCCGACCGGGAGATCGGCGGCGTGCCCGGCGACGCCTTGGCTGCTGCTGCGGCCGCGCTGGCCGACCGCGCCGACAAGCCCATTACCGTGATCATCGGCCGCCCCTCGCTGGCTGAGACGGCCGGTCCCACCGTGGACGCCGTTGCCGGACTAGCTCGGTTCGCCAAGCTGTTGGCCGCTGGAGGGCGGCCAGGCATCGCTTTCTTGCCCGCGCTGCACCGGGGCAACGTGCTCGGCGCGCTGGACATGGGACTGGCCCCCGGCCTTCTGCCCGGTCGAGTGTCGCTGGGCGACGGCGGAATGGCATTGGCCCAGCTCTGGGGCGCGGTGCCCGCCGCCCTTGGCGCTGATGCCCGCGGCATTCTGAAGGCCGCCGCCAACGGCCACATCGACGTGCTGGTGTTGCTGGGCGCCGATCCGCTGGGGGATTTCCCCGACCGAGACCTAGCCAACGCCGCCCTCGAAACGGTGGGCGCCATCATTGCCTCCGACCTGTTCTTGAATCCCTCTTCGGCCCGGGCCCACATCGTGTTCCCCGCGGCCGGCTTCGGTGAGCGCCAAGGCACCCACACCAACATGGAGGGCCGGGTTACGCGGGAGCGCCAGATCGTCACCTCACCGGGCACGGCGCGGGCCGATTGGGCCATCGCCACCGAGTTGGCTCGGATGCTGGGGGCCGATTTCGGCTTCGGCTCTCCCGAGGACGTGTGGGAGGAGATCACCCGAGTGGCGCCATCGCACCGAGACGTTTCCCTAGAGGCCATCGACACAATGGCCGACGGTGCCGTGGCCGCCGACAGCTCTATCGTGTTCTCCCCACCCGAAGACTCCACCACGGTGCCCCACGTGGATGCGTACAGCCTCCGCCTGGTGTCGACGAGGCGCATGTACGACCGGGGCACGCTGGTCCAGCACACCCCATCGCTGGCCAAACTGGCCCCCAATGCTGTTTTGGCCTTGAACCCCTACGACTTCGACCGGGTCGGGGTTGACTCGGACACCGAAGTGCAGGTGATTTCGAACGTGGGCGAGCTGGACATGCCGGTGGTGGCCGACCCCGGGGTCCCCCGAGGCACCGCGGCCTTCGGCTACAACTATCCCGACCTGGACGTGCGAGCCCTGATCGACAATGACTCCGTGGTCACCGACTTGAGGATCCAAACCTAATGATGGCCGACCTCGGTCCGTCGGTTTTCGGCCTCGACCCGCTGTATGACGGCGAGGTCGGCCTAGCCGTGGTACTCATCACTTTGCTCAAAGTGGGGGTGGCCTTCGCCCTGTTGCTAGTGGCCGTGATGCTGATGATCTGGTTCGAGCGCAAGGTCATCGGGGATATGCAGAACCGCATCGGGCCCAACCTGGCCGGACCGTTCGGTATCCTCCAGACCCTGGCCGACGGCATCAAGCTGTTCTTCAAAGAAGACCTCATCCCCGAGCAGTCCGACCGGCTCGTCTTCAAGCTGGCCCCCTATCTGTCGCTGGTGCCCGCCTTCTTGGTGTTCGCCGTGGTCCCGGTGGGGGGTGACTTCAGCGGCGGCAACGGCAGCGTCACCCTGTTCGGCCGTGAGACCTTTCTCCAGGTGTCCGACCCTCCGGTGGGCATCCTGTTGGTGCTGGCCATGTCGTCGGTGGCCGTATACGGGGTGATGCTGGCCGGCTGGTCGTCGGGCTCCAAATATCCGCTGCTGGCGTCGGTGCGGGCCTCGGCTCAGATGGTGTCGTATGAGGCTGCGCTGGGGTTGTCGCTGGCCGCGGTGTTGTTGAAGTCGGGCAGCTTGTCCACCCACACCATCGTGTCCGAGCAGTCGGTGTGGAACTGGAACTTGTGGGCCACTTGGGTGGTGCCCATGGTGATCTTTTTGATCGCGGCCACCGCCGAGCTGAACCGGCCGCCGTTCGACCTGGTGGAGGCCGAGCAGGAGCTGGTGGGCGGCTTTCACACCGAGTACAGCTCCATCCGCTTCGCCTTGTTCTTCTTGGCCGAGTTCATGAACACCATCACCATGTCGGCCATCGTGGTGACGCTGTTCTTGGGCGGCCCCAACGGCCCCGATTTCACCACCGTGGGCTGGCTGTCGGGGGTGCTGTGGTTCTTCGCCAAGCTGATGCTGTTCTTGTTCGCCTTCGTGTGGCTGCGGGCCACCCTGCCCCGCTTCCGCTACGACCAGCTCATGGACTTGGGCTGGAAGCTGCTCATTCCCCTTTCGCTGGGGTGGCTGCTGGTGCTGGCCTCCTATGACGTGGCCGGCGACCGGGGCTGGAACCGGGGCGTGGCGGTGATCGTGATGCTGGCCATCATGGCCGCGCTGGGCGGAATGCTGGTGTTGGCCTTGCGGGCCGCCCGCCACCGCCGAGAACTCGATCCGCAAGGAGGGTTCGCCTAATGGGATACCTCCAGGGATTTGCCGTCACGCTGCGCAAGCTGTTGAAGGGCACCGAGTCGGGCCGGGTGGTCACCACCCAATACCCCGACGAGAAGCGCCCCAAGCCCGAGCGCTTCCACGGCCGCCACGTGCTCAACCGCTACGAGGACGGCATGGAGAAGTGCATCGGATGCGAGCTGTGCGCCGGGGTCTGCCCGGCCCGCTGCATCTATGTGCGGGGGGCCGACAACTCGCCCGACGATCCGGTGTCGCCCGGCGAGCGCTTCGGCTACGTCTACGAAATCAATTACCTGCGTTGTATCCACTGCGATTTGTGCGTGGAGGCCTGTCCCACTGAGGCCATCACCGAGTCGAAGCTGTTCGAGTTCTCGTTCACCAACCGGTCCGACGCCATCTACACCAAAGACGAGCTGGTGGTGGGCGATGACGGCCGGCCCCAGCAGCTTCCGTGGGAACACTGGGAACCCGGCGACGATGAGCACACCTCGGCCTGGGTGCGGGCCACGTCGCCGTCGGGCATGGCCGCCTACGAGGGCAAGGTGGCCTGGTCGGGCGAGCTGGGCTATGGCATCCGATCTCCCGAGCGGGGCCAGGCGGCTGACAATGAAGGAGACGAGGCCGACCTCGGTAACGATGACCACGACGACCATGGGGGCCACCACTGATGGAGACCGCGGTCTTCATCGTGTGCGCGGTCATCGTGCTGGCCGGGGCACTGGGCGTGGTGCTGGCCCGCAACCCGGTTCACGCCGCGTTGAGCCTGGTGGGGACGCTGTTCGGCATGGCCGTGCTGTTCCTGAACCTGGAGGCCCACTTCCTGGCCGCGGTGCAGATCATCGTCTACGCCGGCGCCATCGTGGTGCTGTTCTTGTTCGTGATCATGCTGTTGGGTGTCGACCGGCTCGAAGACCTGTCGGTGGAGCCCATCACCGGCCAGCGCACCTTGGCCATCGTGGTTGGCCTGGGCACCTTCGTGTTGGCGGTGGCGTTTCTCCTGAGCAGCTCTATCGGCCCGTCCGGCCCCCAGATCCTGACGCGGGACATCACCGACCAATCCACATACTCCAACCTGCGCCAGATCGCCGACGATTTGTTCACCGATTACGTGTACGCCTTTGAGGCCACCGCCGCCTTGCTCACTATCTCGGTGGTGGGCGCGGTGGTGATGTCCCGCCGCATGGCCCGAAGCGACGAGGCCCAAGAGAGCGCGGGGGACGATTGATGGTCACCGCCTCTTGGTACCTGATCCTGGCCGCGGCGCTGTTCACCATTGGCGCGGTGGGCCTCTTGGTACGGCGCAATCCGCTGATCATGTTCATGTGCGTGGAGCTGATGCTCAACGCCGTCAACCTCACCTTCATCACCTTCGGGCGGGAGCTCAACCACATCGGCGGGCAGGTGTCGGTGTTCTTTGTGCTGGTGGTGGCGGCCGCCGAGGTGGTGGTGGGCCTGGCCATCGTGGTGGCTATCAACCGCCGCCGTCCCCAGGCCACCGCCGACGACCTATCGGCGCTGAAGGGATAGCGGGGTCATGAGTCGATGGTTTTGGCAAGAAGACCGGATACGCGGGAGTGAGTGAATGAGCACGCTCGTTGACCTGGTCTGGCTGATCCCCGCCTTCCCGCTGGCCGGGGTCTTGGTCTTGATGGCCATAGGCCGCCGCTTGGGCGAACCCCGGGCCGGCTGGCTGGCCACCGCCATGATGGTCGGATCGTTCGTAGCCACCCTTTTGGTGTTCATCGGCTTGGTGGGCCACGACGGCGACGAGCGGGAGACGGTGGTCACCCTGTTCGAGTGGGTGCCGGCCGGGAAGCTGGCGGTGGACATCGGCTTTCTGGCCGACCCGCTGTCGATCACCATGGCCCTGTTCGTGACCGGGGTGGGGGCCCTCATCCACCTCTACTCCATCGGCTACATGCACGGCGACGAGGGCTTCTCCAAGTTCTTCATCTACCTCAACCTGTTCGCCTTCTCCATGCTCATGCTGGTGCTGGGCGACAACCTGCTGCTCACCTTCTTGGGCTGGGAGGGAGTGGGGGCTTGCTCCTACCTGCTGATCTCGTTCTGGTTCACCGACGAGGCCAACGCCTCGGCGGGCAAGAAGGCGTTCGTCACCAACCGGGTGGGCGACTGGGGCTTTCTGGTGGCCATGTTCCTGGCCTTTTTGACCTTCGGATCGCTCCAGTACGGCGAGATCTTCTTCGACATAGAGTCCAACGGCGTGGCCGCGGGCACCGCGTCAGCCATCGTGGTGCTGCTGCTGGTGGGCGCGGCCGGTAAGTCGGCCCAGTTCCCGCTGCACATTTGGCTGCCCGACGCCATGGCCGGACCCACCCCGGTGTCGGCCCTCATCCACGCCGCCACCATGGTCACCGCCGGGGTGTACCTGCTCACCCGCATGAGCCCGATCATCGCCGAGGCCCACGGCTGGGTGCCCGACCTCATCATGTGGGTGGGCCTGGGCACCGCGCTGATGGCCGCCACCATCGCGGTGGCCCAAAACGACATCAAGAAGGTGCTGGCCTACTCCACCGTCAGCCAACTCGGATTCATGTTCGTGGCCGTGGGCTCGGGGGCCTATGTGGCCGCCATCTTCCACATGGTCACCCACGCCTTCTTCAAGGCGCTGCTGTTCCTGGGGGCCGGTTCGGTGATCCACGGCATGGACGGCGACCAGGACATCCGCCGCTACGGGGGATTGGCCCGGCTGCTGCCCATCACCTCGATGACCTTCGTGGCCGGCTGGCTGGCCATCGCCGGGGTTCCGCCGTTCTCGGGCTTCTGGTCGAAGGACGAGATCCTGGCCTACGCCTACGGCGAGAACAAGGTGCTATGGGTGCTGTTGTTGGCCACTGCCATCCTCACCGCCTTCTACATGACCCGGCTGGTGCTGATGACCTTCTTCGGCCCGCCCCGCTGGACGGACACGGAGGCTGACAGCACCGAAGAACAACCCCAACGGCATCCCCACGAGTCGCCCTGGACGATGACCGTTCCCCTCGTGCTGCTGGCTGGCTTGGCCATGGTGGCCGGGGTGTTCAACCTGCCGTTCACTTCCGATGTCCACTTCTTGGGCAACTGGCTGAAGCCCTCCCTGTTTGGCAATGGCGGCCATCTGCCCTTCGGCGGGGGCACCCAGTGGGTGCTGGCCCTGGTGGCCATCGTCGGCAGTTTGGGCGGTGTGTCGGCCGGGGCCGCGGTTTATATCCGTCGCCGGATCGACCCGGCCCGCATCGAGCATCCCTTCTTGGCCCGGGCCTGGCGCATCGACGAGATCGTCACCAACTTCATGGGCGGTCCCGGCCGCCGGGCGTTCGAGCGCACCACCCAATTCGATGAGCAGGTGGTGGATGGCGCGGTCAACGGTACCGGCACCATGATCCGCCGGGCGGGTTCCCGATTGCGGGTGTCGCAGTCCGGCCTGGTGCGCAGCTATGCCCTGGGCATCGCCATCGGCGCGGTGGCGCTGCTGGCGTGGTTCTTCTCAAGGGCGGGGTTCTGATGCCTGCGACTGCAATTCCAGTGGCATCGTCGAGCAAGGCTCTTGATGGGATGGGGCGGTAATGGGCAGCTCCACCGTTCTGCCGGTCATCATTTTCTTGCCCTTGGTGGGGGCGGCAGTCATCGCGCTCATCGCACCGTCCCGGACGACGGTGCTCAAGCCGGTGGCGGTGGCTACCTCGGCGGCCACCGGGGCGCTCACCCTGTGGCTGATGGCCGCCTTCGACAAGCACGATGGCGGCTTCCAGTTCACCCAGCTCACCGAGTGGATCGACTCCGCCGGCATCTCCTGGCACGTCGGGGTGGACGGCATCTCTTTGTTCTTGGTGGTGCTCACCGGGCTGCTGTTCCCCATAGCCATCGTGGCCTGCGATCCGCCCCACGACGCCAAGGCCTATTACATCTGGATGCTGGTGCTGGAAACCGGCTGCCTCGGAGTGTTCCTGGCGCTGGATCTGGTGCTGTTCTTCCTGTTCTTCGAGATCGTGCTGATCCCGATGTACTTCCTCATCGGGTCGTGGGGCCACGAAAACCGCAAGTACGCGGCCACCAAGTTCTTCTTGTTCACCATGCTGGGCTCGGCCCTCATGCTGGTGGGGATGCTGGTGTTAGCGCTGCTCACCGCCCGGGAGACCGGCAACGCCGTCACCTTCAACGTCTTGGAGCTGGCGCAGAGCGCGGGCGAGCTGCCCACCATCACCGCCCGCTGGATCTTCTTGTCGTTCGTGCTGGCCTTTGCGGTGAAGGTGCCCTTGTTCCCGGTTCACACCTGGCTGCCCGACGCCCACACCGAGGCCCCCACCGCCGGGTCGGTGATTCTGGCCGGGGTGCTGCTCAAGCTGGGCACCTACGGGCTGGTGCGCTTCGGGCTGTACCTGTTCCCCGAGGCGTCCCGCTACTTCGCCCCGCTGCTGTTCACCCTGGGGGTGATCGGCATTTTGTACGGCGCGGTGGTGGCCACCATGCAGCGCGACCTGAAACGCCTGGTGGCCTACTCGTCAGTGGCCCACCTCGGGTTCATCGTGCTGGGCATCTTCTCCATCAACACCGAGGGCATCGAGGGCGGTCTGCTCCAGATGGTGAACCACGGCTTGTCCACCGGGGCGCTGTTCTTGCTGGTGGGGTTCATCTACGAGCGCCGCCACACCCGCCAGATCTCCGAGATGATCGGCCTTCAGAAGGCCGCCCCGGTGCTGGCCGCGGTGTTCACCGTGGTGATGCTGTCGTCGGTGGGCCTGCCCGGCCTCAACGGTTTCGTGGGCGAGTTCTTGATCTTGGCCGGTGCTTTTGTGGCCCATCGCTGGTGGGCGGTGGTGGCTGCTGCCGGGGTCATTTTGGCTGCGCTCTACCTGTTGTGGGCCTACCAGCGGGTGTTCCACGGCACTCCCGACGACGCCAACCGGTCGATGCCCGACCTCAACTGGCAGGAGAAGCTGGTAATGGTGCCGCTGGTGGGGCTCATCGTGTTTCTGGGGGTGTACCCCAAGCCGGTGATCGAGCGGATGGAGCCCGCTGTCAACGAGCTGATCTCTCATATGGAACAGGTCGAGGGGTTCGACTCGCCCACCGTGGATGACCGGCCCGAGGGCAGCTTTGAGGAGCTCCGCACCCTCATGGGCGGCGACGAGGGGGAGGGCCACTGATGCTCCCGCTCTTCGCCCAGGTGGATATCCCCGACATCGAGTGGCTGCCCCTCATCCCCCATCTGGTGATGGCGGGGGCCGCGGTGGTGCTGTTGACCATCGTGTCGCTGGCCGGTCGCTGGCTGCCGAGTTGGTTCGCAGCGGCTTGGACGGTGGCTGCCGGGCTGGGGGTGCTGGCCACTGCCATTCCGGTGTGGCTACGGGTGGAGCAATGGGGCCCCCATTCAACCATTGAAGATTCGATAGGGGTGGACGGCTTCTCGGTGTTCATCATCGTTGTGCTGGCCTGCACCGTGGTGCTGACCGCCCTGGTGGCCGACGGGTTCTTGCACCGGGAGAGCCTGGACGGTCCGGCGTTCTACGTGTTGTTGATGCTGTCGGCCACCGGCGGCATCACCATGGCCTCGGCCAACAACCTCATCGTTCTGTTCTTGGGCCTGGAGATCCTGTCGCTGGCGGTGTACGTGCTGGTGGCCATGCACCTGCGCCGGGCCGAGTCGCAGGAAGCGGGCATCAAGTACTTCGTGCTGGGGGCGTTCGCGTCGGCATTCCTGCTCTA
Encoded here:
- a CDS encoding NADH-quinone oxidoreductase subunit D, giving the protein MSAPEATVEAATDEAVRRREDSAVLRIGEDDGERLEAESNASDTSMIMNMGPQHPSTHGVLRLMLEMEGETVMRSKPVIGYLHTGMEKTAETLTYLQGPTNVTRMDYAAPLFSELAFSMATEALLGLEVPPRAVWIRMLMCELNRISSHLLFQATNGMDIGAVSMMIYGWREREEALRLLETITGLRMNHNYIRPGGVAADLPDGWRDEVLTLIDTLPARLNEFDTLLTGQPIYRERLQGVGVINTAECLALGVTGPILRSTGYPWDLRRDMPYLAYDQMDFDVVVGTYGDCFDRYAIRLNEIRESIRILAQILDQMPSGDYRVQDKKVTPPPRARIDESMEALIHHFKIFTEGFKVPAGEVYAAVESPRGELGCYMVSDGSAVPYRMHIRGPSFVNLQTLPHMMQGGMVADAVAIISSVDPIMGEVDR
- the nuoE gene encoding NADH-quinone oxidoreductase subunit NuoE; amino-acid sequence: MARLNPNNLAIAREVIGRYPVPRSALIPLLHLAQEQDGYVAEDAMAHIAELVGVTPAEVMGTCSFYEMLKREPVGDYMVNICNGISCHLLGASALIHHAEDTLGVKPGGTTDDGKITLEAVECIAACTEAPCLQVNYRYRNQVTTEDFDQLVADLRADAAGVAPHGQLAKVRQHIGDDRRAGVSPPDGQGEPAWMARNPSDNGGSAS
- the nuoF gene encoding NADH-quinone oxidoreductase subunit NuoF, which produces MSAPAPSDLRIITSRFDIEDGHTLAGYERTGGYAGLRRALEMAPADVHGEVRTASLLGRGGAGFPAGVKWGFCPPGVWPRYLVVNGDESEPGTYKDRLLMERDPHQLIEGCLIACYALGLSQCFLYVRGEMAHAQERLAAALNEAYEAGYVGANVLGAEDFSVDITLHWGAGAYIVGEETALIESLEGDRGMPRLKPPYFPASIGLYGKPTIVNNVETLANLPWIVSNGGDAFAAMGADSSTGTRVFAVSGHVATPGVFEVPFGTTTFREIIFDPRYAGGMRPGRTLKTFIPGGASAPWFFEEHLDLPLEKTTVDQAGSMLGSGAIVVMDDTTDVVKACHNVVRFFARESCGKCTPCREGTSWLEKILSRILAGQGRPQDLDLLMDVCDNISPGINWPPRQTTICPLGPSAVSPIASALERFRGEFEAYLPATAVAVTTSAGAMS
- a CDS encoding molybdopterin-dependent oxidoreductase, with amino-acid sequence MSEQETVVNITVNGQPVEAQPGEWVIAAAERAGVYIPHFCYHPRMSSVGMCRMCIVDIDAGRGPALQPSCMVEVSEGMVVDTTSEQTRKAQDGVLEFLLLNHPLDCPVCDKGGECPLQDQTMAYGPGESRFIEEKRHFEKPIPVNSLVYLDRERCILCDRCTRFADEVAGDPLITFQDRGDQTQVNTFPDLPFSSYFSGNTVQICPVGALTAVPYRFKARPWDLTEVESTYPNPMGDRVVVQASRDQVLRYQGVDSDAVNWGWLTDKDRFSFEAVASDLRLQAPLIRGTPLGRPDPGGSELVETSWGQALTQAADAIRAAVEDNGPQSVAVLGGARLTNEDQYAWARLAKGVIGTDNVDAQLDDGLPADVVLGLPRATIDRACTPGGTVILMAPDPKEEQGTLYLRLRHAVVNDGVQLIELTPRATGLSHLTDHRLHHRPAEAAAVAAALVGGDIDAGPDREIGGVPGDALAAAAAALADRADKPITVIIGRPSLAETAGPTVDAVAGLARFAKLLAAGGRPGIAFLPALHRGNVLGALDMGLAPGLLPGRVSLGDGGMALAQLWGAVPAALGADARGILKAAANGHIDVLVLLGADPLGDFPDRDLANAALETVGAIIASDLFLNPSSARAHIVFPAAGFGERQGTHTNMEGRVTRERQIVTSPGTARADWAIATELARMLGADFGFGSPEDVWEEITRVAPSHRDVSLEAIDTMADGAVAADSSIVFSPPEDSTTVPHVDAYSLRLVSTRRMYDRGTLVQHTPSLAKLAPNAVLALNPYDFDRVGVDSDTEVQVISNVGELDMPVVADPGVPRGTAAFGYNYPDLDVRALIDNDSVVTDLRIQT
- the nuoH gene encoding NADH-quinone oxidoreductase subunit NuoH; protein product: MMADLGPSVFGLDPLYDGEVGLAVVLITLLKVGVAFALLLVAVMLMIWFERKVIGDMQNRIGPNLAGPFGILQTLADGIKLFFKEDLIPEQSDRLVFKLAPYLSLVPAFLVFAVVPVGGDFSGGNGSVTLFGRETFLQVSDPPVGILLVLAMSSVAVYGVMLAGWSSGSKYPLLASVRASAQMVSYEAALGLSLAAVLLKSGSLSTHTIVSEQSVWNWNLWATWVVPMVIFLIAATAELNRPPFDLVEAEQELVGGFHTEYSSIRFALFFLAEFMNTITMSAIVVTLFLGGPNGPDFTTVGWLSGVLWFFAKLMLFLFAFVWLRATLPRFRYDQLMDLGWKLLIPLSLGWLLVLASYDVAGDRGWNRGVAVIVMLAIMAALGGMLVLALRAARHRRELDPQGGFA
- the nuoI gene encoding NADH-quinone oxidoreductase subunit NuoI, encoding MGYLQGFAVTLRKLLKGTESGRVVTTQYPDEKRPKPERFHGRHVLNRYEDGMEKCIGCELCAGVCPARCIYVRGADNSPDDPVSPGERFGYVYEINYLRCIHCDLCVEACPTEAITESKLFEFSFTNRSDAIYTKDELVVGDDGRPQQLPWEHWEPGDDEHTSAWVRATSPSGMAAYEGKVAWSGELGYGIRSPERGQAADNEGDEADLGNDDHDDHGGHH
- a CDS encoding NADH-quinone oxidoreductase subunit J, which codes for METAVFIVCAVIVLAGALGVVLARNPVHAALSLVGTLFGMAVLFLNLEAHFLAAVQIIVYAGAIVVLFLFVIMLLGVDRLEDLSVEPITGQRTLAIVVGLGTFVLAVAFLLSSSIGPSGPQILTRDITDQSTYSNLRQIADDLFTDYVYAFEATAALLTISVVGAVVMSRRMARSDEAQESAGDD
- the nuoK gene encoding NADH-quinone oxidoreductase subunit NuoK encodes the protein MVTASWYLILAAALFTIGAVGLLVRRNPLIMFMCVELMLNAVNLTFITFGRELNHIGGQVSVFFVLVVAAAEVVVGLAIVVAINRRRPQATADDLSALKG